The following coding sequences are from one Malaciobacter pacificus window:
- a CDS encoding GGDEF domain-containing protein, with amino-acid sequence MQIETLISQLNDVEKEEVKKNNFSTIEDIIPLLLSRVTIENVHTLADILKQSLQPSICDDNNEDIDTIFEQIDKEPQLLFKKEIQEKIEGFISNRFERDKKVVIKRTSDISKFVVLMGQYLNEAISSNGSGSQNVLSIKEKIQAIKIDDGDTEALTNLQTELINAATSIESEMNTVTNKLQSGKTKVQELEEKVKSLEEELSRTKNESMKDHLTGLLTRRAYTEEIKKIESSFTRNNTQYAVVFFDLDHFKKLNDNFGHECGDVVLSTFAKILAKYTRDHDVVCRYGGEEFVAIVHFKLNRELLQYLKRIKMIVTENSFIYNNQKIKITFSAGVAIRNNYENYHTTLQKADMLLYDAKEKGRNRILLENGQEI; translated from the coding sequence ATGCAAATTGAAACTTTAATTTCTCAACTAAACGATGTAGAAAAAGAGGAAGTTAAAAAAAACAATTTTTCGACAATTGAAGATATAATACCCCTACTTTTAAGTAGAGTTACTATAGAAAATGTTCATACTTTAGCAGATATTTTAAAACAATCTTTGCAACCTTCTATTTGTGATGATAACAATGAAGATATAGATACAATTTTTGAACAAATAGATAAAGAACCTCAACTATTATTCAAAAAAGAGATTCAAGAAAAAATTGAAGGCTTCATATCTAATAGATTTGAAAGAGATAAAAAAGTAGTTATCAAAAGAACTTCAGATATCTCTAAATTCGTTGTATTAATGGGTCAATACTTAAATGAAGCAATATCGAGTAACGGTTCTGGTTCTCAAAATGTTTTATCAATAAAAGAAAAAATTCAAGCAATAAAGATTGATGATGGAGATACTGAGGCATTAACAAACCTTCAAACAGAACTAATAAATGCTGCAACATCAATTGAAAGTGAAATGAACACTGTTACAAATAAACTTCAATCAGGTAAAACAAAAGTTCAGGAATTAGAAGAAAAGGTTAAATCTTTAGAAGAAGAGTTAAGTAGAACAAAAAATGAAAGTATGAAAGACCACTTAACTGGATTACTTACAAGAAGAGCTTACACAGAAGAGATCAAAAAAATCGAGAGTTCATTTACAAGAAACAATACTCAATATGCCGTTGTATTTTTCGACTTAGACCACTTCAAAAAACTAAATGATAATTTTGGGCATGAGTGTGGAGATGTTGTCCTTTCTACATTCGCAAAAATTTTAGCTAAATATACAAGAGATCATGATGTAGTTTGTAGGTATGGTGGAGAAGAGTTTGTAGCTATTGTTCACTTTAAATTAAATAGAGAGCTACTTCAATATCTTAAACGCATTAAAATGATTGTTACAGAAAATAGTTTTATTTATAACAATCAAAAAATAAAAATTACATTTTCTGCAGGTGTTGCCATTAGAAATAATTATGAGAATTATCATACTACATTGCAAAAAGCTGATATGCTTTTATATGATGCAAAAGAAAAAGGAAGAAATAGAATTCTTCTAGAAAATGGACAAGAGATTTAA
- a CDS encoding SDR family NAD(P)-dependent oxidoreductase, which yields MKNILITGCSTGIGLETAITLNNNNIKVYATARDEKDVEYLKTLGLISFKLDVTKEEDITNALEYILKEDNKIDAVFNNAGFGQPGAVEDISTKALKEQFETNFFGLHEVTIQSMKIFRKQGYGKIIQHSSVLGIISLKFRGAYNASKYAIEGINDTLRLETLNSNIFISTINTGPVTSKFRENALKKFNKNINIEDSFWTDTYKKELKARLETNEDKAPFNLPASSVANIVLKIMNTTKPKPRYYVTKATYILGFAKRVLSTNLLDKLLNKI from the coding sequence ATGAAAAACATATTGATAACTGGTTGCTCAACAGGAATTGGTTTAGAAACAGCTATAACATTAAATAATAACAATATAAAAGTTTATGCAACAGCAAGAGACGAAAAAGATGTAGAATATTTAAAAACCCTTGGGCTTATTAGTTTTAAACTTGATGTTACAAAAGAAGAAGATATAACAAATGCATTAGAATATATTTTAAAAGAAGATAATAAAATAGATGCAGTATTTAATAATGCCGGTTTTGGTCAACCAGGAGCAGTAGAAGATATATCTACTAAAGCTTTAAAAGAGCAATTTGAAACTAACTTTTTTGGATTACATGAAGTGACTATTCAAAGTATGAAAATATTTAGAAAACAAGGCTATGGAAAAATTATACAGCACTCTTCAGTACTTGGTATAATCTCACTTAAATTTAGAGGTGCTTATAATGCAAGTAAATATGCAATAGAAGGAATCAATGATACATTAAGACTAGAAACTTTAAACTCAAATATATTTATATCTACAATAAACACAGGACCAGTTACTTCTAAGTTTAGAGAAAACGCACTTAAAAAATTTAATAAAAATATAAACATAGAAGATAGTTTTTGGACAGATACATATAAAAAAGAGTTAAAAGCTAGACTAGAAACAAATGAAGACAAAGCACCTTTTAATCTTCCTGCAAGTAGTGTTGCAAATATTGTACTAAAAATCATGAATACAACTAAACCTAAGCCTAGATATTATGTTACAAAAGCAACATATATCTTAGGTTTTGCAAAAAGAGTACTTAGTACAAACTTACTAGATAAACTATTAAATAAAATTTAA
- a CDS encoding helix-turn-helix transcriptional regulator, translating into MKDIENLNKDYVQNLYITIGKNVKKIREEKKVSQLALAQAIGHKSVTVISCCEICYKNYHFNIEHLAKIAYVLDVDIEDFFKIK; encoded by the coding sequence ATGAAAGATATTGAAAATTTAAATAAAGATTATGTGCAAAATCTATATATAACTATTGGAAAAAATGTTAAGAAAATTCGTGAAGAAAAAAAAGTTTCTCAATTGGCTTTAGCACAAGCAATAGGACATAAATCTGTTACTGTTATTTCATGTTGCGAGATATGTTATAAAAACTATCATTTCAACATCGAACATTTAGCAAAAATTGCTTATGTTCTAGATGTTGATATTGAAGACTTCTTTAAAATTAAATAA
- the rny gene encoding ribonuclease Y has product MEYVIVAILAAALSALVSILVIKKLNKAKFQIFIEQAKAKAKVIEHEAEVALKDAQLKAKIECDKEFKSAKKEYEHMLSKIEKKERELNEHLESELNAIRKEKDEIIEKNKKITTIKAGLESQKKIYEEKTVEAIKILENACGLTETEAKDLMIKKVKEDARAEISSIFRKKYKLAEENAKNEINNMLSLAVTRYAGEFAAERLINNIPINDEETKGKIIGKEGRNIKALEMLMGVDIIIDDTPNTITISSFNLYRRALATKTIEELLEDGRIQPARIEEVYKKVKTEFDRNILKEGEDVVLELGVKSMHPELMKLVGRLRYRASYGQNALAHTLEVANLAGLLASQMGGDAVLARRAGLLHDIGKALTHEMPGSHVHLGAEICKRYDECDTVINAIYAHHGHEEPINVESASVCAADALSAARPGARREVLESFLKRVEEVENISTSKPGVINAYAINAGREVRVIVKAELVNDDESVILATEIAKEIEQKVQYPGEIKVNVIRELRAESYAR; this is encoded by the coding sequence ATGGAATACGTTATTGTAGCTATACTTGCTGCTGCACTTAGTGCTTTAGTGAGTATTCTTGTCATAAAAAAATTAAATAAAGCTAAATTTCAAATATTTATCGAACAAGCAAAAGCAAAAGCAAAAGTTATAGAACATGAAGCAGAAGTTGCTTTAAAAGATGCACAATTAAAAGCAAAAATTGAGTGTGATAAAGAGTTTAAAAGTGCTAAGAAAGAGTATGAACATATGCTTAGCAAAATTGAGAAAAAAGAGAGAGAACTTAATGAACATCTTGAATCTGAATTAAATGCTATTAGAAAAGAAAAAGATGAAATAATTGAAAAAAATAAAAAAATTACAACAATTAAAGCGGGTTTAGAAAGTCAAAAGAAAATATATGAAGAAAAAACAGTAGAAGCAATTAAAATTTTAGAAAATGCATGTGGATTAACTGAAACTGAGGCTAAAGACTTGATGATAAAAAAAGTTAAAGAAGATGCAAGAGCTGAGATATCTTCAATCTTTAGAAAAAAATATAAACTTGCAGAAGAGAATGCAAAAAATGAAATTAACAATATGTTATCACTTGCTGTTACAAGATATGCAGGCGAATTTGCTGCTGAAAGACTTATAAATAACATTCCAATCAATGATGAAGAAACAAAAGGTAAAATAATTGGTAAAGAGGGTAGAAATATTAAAGCCCTTGAAATGCTAATGGGAGTAGATATTATTATTGATGACACTCCAAATACAATTACTATTTCTTCATTTAATTTATATAGAAGAGCCCTTGCTACAAAAACTATTGAAGAACTTTTAGAAGATGGAAGAATTCAACCAGCTAGAATTGAAGAAGTTTACAAAAAAGTTAAAACGGAATTTGATAGAAATATCTTAAAAGAGGGTGAAGATGTAGTCCTTGAATTAGGTGTTAAATCTATGCATCCAGAGCTTATGAAACTTGTTGGAAGATTAAGATATAGAGCTAGTTATGGACAAAATGCTTTAGCTCATACACTTGAAGTTGCAAATTTAGCTGGTTTATTAGCTTCTCAAATGGGTGGAGATGCTGTTTTAGCTAGGCGTGCTGGATTATTACATGATATTGGCAAAGCTTTAACACATGAAATGCCAGGAAGCCATGTACATTTAGGTGCTGAAATTTGTAAGCGATATGATGAGTGTGATACAGTTATAAATGCAATTTATGCACACCATGGACATGAAGAACCAATAAATGTTGAATCAGCTTCAGTTTGTGCAGCAGATGCATTAAGCGCTGCACGTCCTGGGGCTAGAAGAGAAGTATTAGAAAGCTTCTTAAAAAGAGTAGAAGAGGTTGAAAATATTTCAACTTCAAAACCAGGGGTTATTAATGCCTATGCAATTAATGCAGGAAGAGAAGTTAGAGTTATTGTTAAGGCTGAACTTGTAAATGATGATGAATCGGTAATCTTAGCAACTGAAATTGCAAAAGAGATTGAGCAAAAAGTTCAATATCCTGGAGAGATTAAAGTTAATGTTATTAGAGAATTAAGAGCTGAAAGCTATGCAAGGTAA
- the ftsY gene encoding signal recognition particle-docking protein FtsY: MFSFFKKKKEEKKEELEINEVVEQELPKEEEPSNSIEETYANPVEVKEEKKGFFAKALEKTFGNIKSVIPQRKEKIAFDDIEEMLIEADMEYEIIEKAMDGLPEEITRKQLRHRLVMLFEHAPDVDLTNLPKPFVRLIIGVNGAGKTTTIAKLANKTKKEGKSVILGAGDTFRAAAIEQLSTWAEKIDVPIIKTKQGHDASAVAYDTISSAVARNIDNVIIDTAGRLQTQQNLNNELKKIVKVCGKAYEGAPHQKLMILDGTQGNSAIAQAKAFNEIVGVDGIIVTKLDGTAKGGALFSISNQLELPIFYVGVGEKQDDLIEFSPDDFVDSLLDEIYTPEEK, from the coding sequence ATGTTTAGTTTTTTTAAAAAGAAGAAAGAAGAAAAAAAAGAAGAACTTGAAATAAATGAAGTAGTTGAACAAGAATTACCAAAAGAAGAAGAGCCTTCAAATAGTATAGAAGAAACTTATGCAAACCCTGTTGAAGTTAAAGAAGAAAAAAAAGGTTTCTTTGCTAAAGCTTTAGAAAAAACTTTTGGAAATATTAAGTCTGTTATTCCCCAAAGAAAAGAAAAAATCGCTTTTGATGATATAGAAGAGATGCTAATTGAAGCTGATATGGAATATGAAATTATCGAAAAAGCTATGGATGGACTTCCAGAAGAAATTACAAGAAAACAATTAAGACACAGACTTGTAATGCTTTTTGAACATGCACCTGATGTAGATTTAACAAACCTTCCAAAACCATTTGTAAGACTTATCATTGGTGTAAATGGTGCTGGTAAAACTACTACAATTGCAAAGTTAGCTAATAAAACAAAAAAAGAAGGTAAATCTGTAATATTAGGTGCAGGAGATACTTTTAGAGCAGCTGCAATTGAGCAACTTTCAACTTGGGCAGAAAAAATTGATGTACCAATAATAAAGACAAAACAAGGACATGATGCTAGTGCAGTAGCATATGATACTATCTCTTCAGCAGTTGCTAGAAATATTGATAATGTAATTATTGATACAGCAGGAAGATTACAAACTCAACAAAACTTAAATAATGAATTAAAAAAGATTGTTAAAGTTTGTGGAAAAGCGTATGAAGGAGCACCTCATCAAAAGCTTATGATTTTAGATGGAACACAAGGAAACTCTGCAATAGCTCAAGCAAAAGCATTTAATGAAATAGTTGGGGTTGATGGAATCATTGTTACTAAACTTGATGGTACAGCAAAAGGTGGAGCATTGTTCTCAATTTCAAATCAATTAGAATTACCAATTTTTTATGTTGGAGTGGGTGAGAAACAAGATGACTTAATCGAATTTAGCCCTGATGATTTTGTAGATTCTTTACTAGATGAAATCTACACACCTGAAGAAAAATAA
- a CDS encoding TIGR02757 family protein → MTQKDLQIKQLLDKEVLNRNSSSELSYDKPDPLLVAKRFDDEYKILLCALFAYGKASLIVKFLDSLNFDLLNEKEEVIKKELSDYYYRFQNGMDIIKIFQTFRNMKQEISLNEVFQRSYNQNQSILEALDSLINIIYDYANYNSQGFKFLVSSPLKRDSKNCIKLIGNAPYKRWFMYLRWMIRNDELDLGLWSNIDKRDLILPLDTHTFNVSKNIGLLSRKTYDLKSAVLITQKLREFDINDPIKYDFALYRIGQEKLV, encoded by the coding sequence ATGACACAAAAAGATTTACAAATAAAACAACTTCTAGATAAAGAGGTTTTAAATAGAAATTCAAGTTCAGAACTATCTTATGATAAGCCAGACCCTTTATTGGTAGCAAAAAGATTTGATGATGAGTATAAGATACTTCTATGTGCTCTTTTCGCTTATGGTAAGGCATCTTTAATTGTTAAGTTTTTAGATAGTTTAAATTTTGATTTACTAAATGAAAAAGAAGAAGTTATTAAAAAAGAGTTGAGTGATTATTATTATAGATTTCAAAATGGCATGGATATTATAAAGATATTTCAAACTTTTAGAAATATGAAACAAGAGATTAGTTTGAATGAAGTTTTTCAAAGAAGTTATAATCAAAATCAATCTATATTAGAAGCTCTAGATAGCTTAATAAATATTATATATGATTATGCTAATTATAATTCTCAAGGTTTTAAATTTCTAGTCTCAAGTCCTTTGAAAAGAGATAGTAAGAACTGTATTAAATTAATAGGAAATGCTCCTTATAAAAGATGGTTTATGTATCTTAGATGGATGATTAGAAATGATGAATTAGATTTAGGTTTATGGTCTAATATAGACAAAAGAGATTTAATACTTCCTTTGGATACTCATACTTTTAATGTTTCTAAAAATATAGGATTACTTAGTCGAAAAACTTATGATTTAAAAAGTGCAGTTTTGATTACTCAAAAGCTTAGGGAATTTGATATAAATGATCCAATAAAGTATGACTTTGCACTATATAGAATAGGGCAAGAGAAATTAGTTTAA
- a CDS encoding 5-formyltetrahydrofolate cyclo-ligase, protein MKNDHKSDFRISSIERLKFYSQFSKYYRNKIIVKNLKKFIEEKDGKNILLYIPMNMEVNVTPLLNELRKLKNKEVYVPFMQGDSFKIVKYRLPLNKKKFGIKEPNNSFCRPKKIDIAIIPVVGIDAIGKRIGFGKGMYDRFFDRLNYQPTMVFTQLILCKSDKILSNNYDIQADYIITT, encoded by the coding sequence ATGAAAAATGATCACAAAAGTGATTTTAGAATATCATCAATTGAAAGATTAAAGTTTTATAGCCAGTTTTCAAAGTATTATAGAAATAAAATTATTGTTAAAAATTTAAAAAAATTTATAGAAGAAAAAGACGGTAAAAACATATTACTTTACATTCCAATGAATATGGAAGTTAATGTTACACCTTTACTAAATGAGCTGCGAAAACTCAAAAATAAAGAAGTGTATGTCCCATTTATGCAAGGGGATAGTTTTAAAATTGTTAAGTATAGACTACCTTTAAACAAAAAGAAGTTTGGTATTAAAGAACCAAATAACTCTTTTTGCAGGCCAAAAAAAATTGATATAGCAATTATTCCTGTTGTGGGTATAGATGCTATTGGAAAAAGAATAGGCTTTGGAAAAGGAATGTATGATAGATTTTTTGATAGGTTAAACTATCAACCAACTATGGTTTTTACACAATTAATACTTTGTAAAAGTGATAAAATACTTTCAAATAATTATGATATTCAAGCTGATTATATAATTACAACATAA
- the abc-f gene encoding ribosomal protection-like ABC-F family protein, which translates to MALIDLQNISKQYDTKVILKDANFTLMQGQRIAVIGQNGQGKSTLFKIIMKAVEPDYGEMSIDKSIKIEMLDQQPKFEANLTVREAIEAQLKELKAAKTEYEEVTNKIIEDYENKELLNRQSELVTYIDFHNAWDLDNTIERVLIEFKLKQYENKDVNLLSGGEQRRVSLAGLLLKKPDVLLLDEPTNHLDVYMVEFLEQMLLRNNFTLLFISHDRYFIDNIATSVVEVDGGVLRKFNGGYSSYLEQKQQILENMQKDHDNLIRLVKREAHWMQRGVTARRKRNERRKAEYLDLKKKVKSNPAAIRKMSIELQREQKSFNSEEKQQNKKKMLYELDDICKSLGDKLLIKDFTTRILQKDTIAIVGPNGSGKSTLLKIFMEKMEVDGGRFKKGDFQIGYFDQQREMLDNEKTLIEVFCPNGGDRVVLDDGRNLHVYGYLKNFLFPKEYLDKKIGVLSGGEKNRVALALLFTKKVDCLILDEPTNDLDIPTINILEEYLLNFQGALIFVSHDRYFVDKIAKKLFVFKGQGLVEESFQPYTEYLEIEKELIELNNLENELSSTNNSTKKEEPQKIKKQTKLSYKDQREYDKLPEEIEELENNIEELNSCLMDPKCYEQKGIVAVSKELEEIEAIYEQKVEKYLELEELVESFKN; encoded by the coding sequence ATGGCATTAATAGACTTACAAAACATCTCTAAACAATATGACACAAAAGTTATTTTAAAAGATGCAAACTTTACTTTAATGCAAGGACAAAGAATTGCAGTTATTGGACAAAATGGTCAAGGTAAATCAACTTTATTTAAAATAATCATGAAAGCAGTTGAACCTGATTATGGGGAAATGTCCATTGACAAATCAATTAAAATTGAGATGCTTGACCAACAACCAAAGTTTGAAGCGAATCTAACAGTTAGAGAAGCTATTGAAGCTCAATTAAAAGAGTTAAAAGCTGCAAAAACTGAATATGAAGAAGTAACTAATAAAATCATTGAAGATTATGAGAATAAAGAGTTATTAAATAGACAAAGTGAATTAGTAACTTATATTGATTTTCACAATGCTTGGGATTTAGATAACACTATTGAAAGAGTTTTAATAGAATTCAAATTAAAACAATATGAAAATAAAGATGTAAATCTACTAAGTGGAGGAGAACAAAGAAGAGTTAGCCTTGCAGGATTACTATTAAAAAAGCCTGATGTTTTACTATTGGATGAGCCTACAAACCACTTAGATGTATATATGGTTGAGTTTTTAGAGCAAATGCTACTAAGAAACAACTTTACTCTTCTTTTCATTTCCCATGATAGATACTTTATTGATAATATAGCTACAAGTGTTGTTGAAGTTGATGGTGGAGTTTTAAGAAAATTTAATGGTGGATACTCTTCATATTTAGAACAAAAACAACAAATACTTGAAAATATGCAAAAAGACCACGATAATCTAATAAGACTTGTAAAAAGAGAAGCTCACTGGATGCAACGTGGAGTAACTGCAAGAAGAAAAAGAAATGAAAGAAGAAAAGCAGAGTACTTAGACTTAAAGAAAAAAGTCAAGTCAAATCCTGCAGCTATTAGAAAAATGTCAATAGAGCTTCAAAGAGAACAAAAATCTTTTAATAGTGAAGAGAAACAACAAAATAAAAAGAAAATGCTTTATGAATTAGATGATATTTGTAAATCTTTAGGTGATAAACTACTAATAAAAGATTTCACAACGAGAATCTTACAAAAAGACACAATTGCGATTGTAGGACCAAATGGAAGTGGAAAGTCAACTTTACTTAAAATCTTTATGGAAAAAATGGAAGTTGATGGGGGTAGATTTAAAAAAGGTGACTTCCAAATAGGTTATTTTGACCAGCAAAGAGAGATGCTAGACAATGAAAAAACACTTATAGAAGTATTCTGTCCAAATGGTGGAGATAGAGTAGTTTTAGATGATGGTAGAAATCTGCATGTTTATGGTTACTTAAAAAACTTTTTATTTCCAAAAGAGTATTTAGATAAAAAAATTGGAGTATTAAGTGGTGGAGAAAAAAATAGAGTTGCATTAGCTTTATTATTTACAAAAAAAGTTGATTGTCTGATTTTAGATGAGCCAACAAACGATTTAGATATTCCTACTATTAATATCTTAGAAGAGTATTTATTAAATTTTCAAGGTGCATTGATATTTGTATCACATGATAGATATTTTGTAGATAAAATTGCTAAAAAACTATTTGTATTTAAAGGTCAAGGTTTAGTAGAAGAAAGTTTCCAACCTTATACTGAATATTTAGAAATAGAAAAAGAACTAATTGAATTAAATAATTTAGAAAATGAACTTAGTTCTACAAATAACTCTACTAAAAAAGAGGAACCTCAAAAGATAAAAAAACAGACAAAATTATCTTATAAAGACCAAAGAGAGTATGATAAACTACCAGAAGAGATTGAAGAATTAGAAAATAATATTGAAGAGTTAAATAGCTGTTTAATGGATCCTAAATGCTACGAGCAAAAGGGAATAGTAGCTGTTTCAAAAGAATTAGAAGAAATTGAAGCAATTTATGAACAAAAAGTAGAAAAATATTTAGAATTAGAAGAATTAGTAGAGAGTTTTAAAAACTAA
- a CDS encoding GatB/YqeY domain-containing protein: MSLKAQLKEDLKTAMREKNIVKRDSIRAINTLIKQIEVDERKELTDEDVIKLIQKGIKQRQEAIIQYSEASRDDLVAKEQEQVDVFKEYLPKQLTDEELENGMKEIIAQVGAESMKDMGKVMGNATKKFAGVADGKRINEMVKKLLG; this comes from the coding sequence ATGAGTTTAAAAGCACAGTTAAAAGAAGACTTAAAAACTGCAATGAGAGAAAAGAATATTGTAAAAAGAGATTCAATAAGAGCAATTAATACATTAATCAAGCAAATTGAAGTAGATGAGAGAAAAGAATTAACTGACGAAGATGTGATTAAACTTATTCAAAAAGGAATAAAACAAAGACAAGAAGCTATTATTCAATACAGTGAAGCTTCAAGAGATGATTTAGTAGCAAAAGAGCAAGAGCAAGTTGACGTATTTAAAGAGTATTTACCTAAACAACTTACTGATGAAGAATTAGAAAATGGCATGAAAGAGATTATTGCACAAGTTGGTGCAGAATCAATGAAAGATATGGGAAAAGTTATGGGAAATGCTACAAAGAAATTTGCAGGTGTTGCAGATGGAAAAAGAATTAATGAAATGGTTAAAAAACTACTAGGATAA
- a CDS encoding TlpA family protein disulfide reductase: MQFKTIAVLSILSLLFFNGCDSKESTKTSDENESTKQEVIKEKTNFTLTTIDNKQINIKVTDNKITLENNPEKIVLLNFFATWCPPCKAEIPNLIKLQNDYKNDLQVISILLEDNKTNESVQAFINEYNINYEITNSSENFEFAKSLGGIKSIPTMYLVSKDSSIFQKYVGLVPSEMMEIDIKKLLSK; encoded by the coding sequence ATGCAGTTTAAAACTATTGCTGTTTTATCAATTTTATCACTATTATTTTTCAATGGGTGTGATTCAAAAGAGAGTACTAAAACTTCAGATGAAAATGAAAGTACAAAACAAGAAGTAATTAAAGAAAAAACAAATTTTACACTTACAACTATAGATAATAAACAAATCAATATCAAAGTAACTGATAATAAAATAACATTAGAAAACAACCCAGAAAAGATTGTTTTATTAAACTTTTTTGCTACATGGTGTCCTCCTTGTAAAGCAGAAATTCCAAACTTAATTAAACTACAAAATGATTATAAAAATGATTTACAAGTTATATCAATTTTATTGGAAGATAATAAAACAAATGAAAGTGTTCAAGCTTTTATAAATGAATATAATATTAACTATGAAATCACTAATTCTAGTGAAAATTTTGAATTTGCAAAGTCATTAGGTGGAATTAAATCAATCCCAACAATGTATCTAGTTTCAAAAGATTCATCTATATTCCAAAAATATGTTGGTCTAGTACCATCTGAAATGATGGAAATTGATATTAAAAAACTACTTTCTAAATAA
- a CDS encoding ABC transporter permease, which produces MFRFSLYFLITVVIGVFVLPFFYTVSPYELNPTKILQAPSFEHIFGTDRLGRDVFARVLEGGQTSLIIGFLAAAISSIVGLFIGINAGYFKGNIDRSITIIIDLFLTFPTFFLLLALVSYIQASALILIIVISITGWMGMARMIRSESFSISNRPFIKILKLSNVSTFKIIFKYFTPLLAPIFLISFTFGVGGSILAESGLSFLGLGINPPDMSWGSLLSDGKAVIDIAWWVSFFPGLMIFIITFCLMQISDYLQSKANQKELQLQ; this is translated from the coding sequence ATGTTTAGATTTTCTTTGTATTTTTTGATAACTGTAGTTATTGGAGTTTTTGTACTTCCTTTTTTTTATACAGTATCACCTTATGAATTAAATCCAACAAAAATTCTACAAGCACCATCTTTTGAACATATCTTTGGTACAGATAGATTAGGAAGAGATGTTTTCGCTCGTGTACTTGAAGGTGGACAAACCTCACTTATAATTGGATTTTTAGCAGCAGCTATTTCTTCTATAGTAGGTTTATTTATAGGAATAAATGCAGGTTATTTTAAAGGTAATATTGATAGAAGTATAACAATTATTATTGATTTATTTTTAACATTTCCAACTTTTTTTCTTTTATTAGCTTTAGTCTCTTATATCCAAGCTTCAGCCTTGATTTTAATAATAGTAATTTCAATCACTGGTTGGATGGGAATGGCAAGGATGATTAGGAGTGAAAGTTTTTCTATTTCAAATAGACCATTTATAAAAATATTGAAACTTTCAAACGTAAGTACTTTCAAAATCATATTTAAATACTTCACTCCTCTTTTAGCTCCAATTTTTTTAATTTCATTTACATTTGGTGTGGGTGGCTCTATACTTGCTGAGTCTGGACTTTCATTTTTAGGACTAGGGATAAATCCTCCTGATATGTCATGGGGGAGTTTATTAAGTGATGGTAAAGCAGTGATTGATATAGCTTGGTGGGTAAGTTTCTTCCCTGGATTAATGATATTTATTATTACATTTTGCTTGATGCAAATAAGTGACTATTTACAAAGTAAAGCAAATCAAAAAGAGTTGCAATTGCAATAA
- the rsmD gene encoding 16S rRNA (guanine(966)-N(2))-methyltransferase RsmD: protein MSTTQPKTKIIAGKYKGKVLDLPSLEVTRSSKARLKESVFNVLQFDIIDKVFIEAFAGSGSIGLEAISRGAKRSYFIELNKNSYNILVKNCKSIDMEKCQTIQGDTFVQTPLILEFLKNSTDELILYIDPPFDYRDGMEGIYENSFDIVKNIETNNIYMIIFEHVSSLEMPQVLGKFSLDKTKKFGKSSLSYYSYTQE, encoded by the coding sequence ATGAGCACAACACAACCAAAAACAAAAATTATTGCAGGAAAATACAAAGGTAAGGTTTTGGATTTACCTTCTTTAGAAGTTACTAGAAGTTCAAAAGCTAGACTTAAAGAGTCAGTATTTAATGTTTTACAATTTGATATTATAGATAAAGTTTTTATTGAAGCATTTGCAGGAAGTGGTTCAATAGGTCTTGAGGCAATAAGTAGAGGTGCAAAGAGATCTTACTTTATTGAATTAAATAAAAATTCATATAACATCTTAGTTAAAAACTGTAAATCTATAGATATGGAAAAGTGTCAAACTATTCAAGGAGATACTTTTGTTCAAACTCCTTTGATACTAGAATTTTTAAAGAACTCAACTGATGAATTAATTTTGTATATTGACCCTCCATTTGATTATAGAGACGGGATGGAAGGTATCTATGAAAATTCATTTGATATAGTAAAAAATATAGAAACTAACAATATTTACATGATAATTTTTGAGCATGTATCAAGTTTAGAAATGCCTCAAGTTTTAGGTAAATTCTCACTTGATAAGACGAAAAAGTTTGGTAAAAGTTCTTTATCTTATTATTCTTATACACAAGAGTAA